From the genome of Lysinibacter sp. HNR:
GATGTAAACGGTGTGCTGATTGGCTCCGGGCGCAATATGCGCCAGGGCACATACGACCCAACCGCTCACGCAGAAGTTGTGGCGATCAAGCAGGCCGCACAGCATGTGCAAGATCGTGTCCTTGAGGGCTGCACTCTTGTGGTCACCCTGGAGCCGTGTGTCATGTGTGCGGGGGCAATCGCTACTGCGCGTATTCCTACGGTGGTTTTTGGTGCCTGGGATGAGAAGGCTGGTGCTGCGGGTAGCGTTTATGACGTGCTCCGTGATCGTCGTTTACCGCATCGCTCTGAGGTTATTGCGGGTGTAGAAGAAGACGCTAGTGCTGCTCTGCTCCGAGAGTTCTTTGCGGGGCAGCGCTAGCCGTTTTCTGAGCCGAGAGTTGAGCGGTTATTCAATCGGGCGAACTCGTGTGAGAGCTGCTGCCGTTCCCAGGGCAATAAACATGCCTGCCAGATACCAGGAGGCCGTGTTCTTCTCTGTTCCGGTGTTTGCAAGGTGCCCGGGCCCGCCTGCCGTGGTGAGCGCTTGGGGAGCGCTTGGCGGTGGGTCTACGGGTGTGGAGGGAACGGGGGCGGCTGCGACCGTGATGCTGTATTCTCGGGTTGCTTCCGGTTCTATCCCATTGGTAGCAACGACCGTGAAGGTGTATGTTCCGGGTTGTACGGTGGGGATGATGGTTCCGGTGAGGGCTCCGGTTGCTCCGTCGAGGCTGAGTCCGCTGGGAACGCTTGAGGCTCCGGGGGTTGTTGCCGCGGTGTTTGTTCCGAGGGCAAAGCTGATTGTGGGTGTGGGGTACCCGGTTGTAACAAACGTATAGCTGGTGTACGCGGCCCCGGCGGCCCCGGTTGCCAGTGCTGCGGGGGCGAGTGTGGGTGCGAGCGGCAGGGCAAGAACCGAAACTGAATTGCCGGGGTAATTCGCAACGTACGCTTTATCTCCGCCGGGTGCGATTGCAATTCCTAGGCCACCCTGCCCACTATAACCCGTTACGGTACCAATTTGTGTGTGGTCGGAGACGCGGATGATGGCTACGCCTCCCTCGCTGTAGTTGGTGACGTAAGCTGTGGTTTGGTCTGGTGAAAATGCTACAAACTCGGGGTAGACTCCGACGCTGTCAATTGTGGTGACTTGGCTGTGACTTGAAGCGTTGATAACCGAAACAGAGCCACTGGTGGTGTTGGCAACATACGCAATGCTGCCATCCGATGAAAAGGTCACGCCCTCGGGGTAATTCTGGTCGTAACAAGCGACCTCTCCCGTCTGCGTGTGCGTGGTCACGTCAATAATGGCGATGTAGTCATTGGTGAGGCCTATGCTGGTAACGTAAGCCTTACTTCCGTCTGGTGTAAAAGCCACGTCATTGGGAGCGCTTTCAACATCAAAATTGTGAACCGTTGCAATTTGTGTATGATCGGACACCCTAATGACAGAGATGGTGCCACCACTGTAATTAGTAACATAGGCATACTGTCCATCGGGAGTAAAAGCTACGCCCCAGGGATTTGTTCCGGTGTAGCCAGTAACTAGCTGGGTTTGCTTGTTTTGAGTGAGGTCGATAACGGATACTGTGCCACTGCTCCAGTTGGTGACGTAGACATACCGTTCGTCGGGGGAAATTGCTATCTGTTCTGGGCTATTCCCTGCGTAATCGGTGATATCCCCGGTTATTGTGTTGTCGGCAACGTTGATGATAGAGACAGAGTTGCTGCTCTCGTTGGTGACATAAGCAGTGGCCCCATCGGAGGTGAAGGCTACACCCACGGGGCCGAGGCGGCCCGTATATCCCTGTACAGTGCCTATTTCTTGAGCAAGAGGGGGAAGAGCTAAAGCACTTTGTGCTCCTAGCGGGACAAGTGCCACGGAAAGGAAGGTTGCGAGGATGCTGACTTTTCTCACGCAGAACTTTTTTGCGCCATTTATTGAATTATACGAAATGTTAATTTCAGTACCTCGCTATAGTAAACAATGCAGTCATTTTGTGTTAGCTTACAAATCTTATTGATTGGCGAAAAGAGCTTTTTTGTTCATTTTGTTCCAGTGGTGTGGAAAAATGAGGGCCAGTATGATCTAACGAACTGAGCGAATCCGCTTTAAGAGGGCTGTGGCGCCGAGAGTAATGAGTATCGCCGCTAGATAACCGGTCATGTTATTTTCCCCGCCGCTGTTTGCAAGTACTCCTGGCATTCCTGTTGCGGGCGGTTGGGATTTTTGTGTTGGATTCGCGGGACTGGGCGGCGCGGCCAGAACGGTGAGGCTGTACTCTCGGGCTGCGTTTGGCTCTACCCCGTTGGCGGCAATAACCGTGAAGGTGTAGGTTCCGGGTTGAACAGCGTTGAGGATCGTGCCGGTGAGAAATCCGTTTGTGTCCAGGGTGAGGCCGCCGGGCACGCTCGCATTCCCTGGAACTGTTGCCACGGTATTAGTGCCGAGAGAGAAGCCTATCGCGGCGGTCGGGAATCCGGTTGTTGTAAATGTAAAACCGGAGTAGGCTGCTCCGACTGTGCCGCTTGTTGGTTGTGTTGGATTGAGCGTAGGCGCGGTTGGCAGGCTAAGAACCGCGATTGAATTACTCTCAAAGTTAGCAACATAGGCAGTGCTTCTCTGTGGGTTGATCGCAATTCCTACCGGACCCAGCTGGTTGTAGTTTGTGACCAGGCCAATTTGGGTGTTACTGCTGACCTCGACGATAGATACAGAAGCGCTGTTGTCGTTGGTGATGTAGGCGGTGGTTCCGTCAGTGGAGAAAGCTACGGCCCAGGGCGTCAGCTCAGCGTAACCGATGACCCTACCGCTTTCGGTGCCTGTGGCGACGTTGATAATGGAGACAGAGGAATTCCCGGAATTGGTGACATAGGCGACCTGTCCGCTGGGCGAAAATTTCACGTCCCAGGGCCCCGTGCCCGTGTAGCCGACAATGTCTTCCGTTCGTGTGCCCGAGGCAACATCAATGACTGAGACGGCGTTGCTGCCTATACTGACGACGTATGCGATGGTTCCGTCGGGCGAAAAAGCCACGTTCCGGGGTGCTTCATAGGTGTAGTTTGCAACGGAACCAATCTGTTTGTGACCAACCGTATCGATAATGGAGATTGTGCCGTTGCCCGAGTTGGTAACATACGCGATATTTTCGGTCGGAGAGAACGCAACACCAGAAGGGGCCACCCCAAGGTAGTCTGTGACCGTTGCGATTTGCGTGTGGGTGGCCACATTGATCACGGAGATAGAGTTGCTGGCTATGTTGGTAACGTAGGCAACGGTTCCGCTTGGTGAAAACGTTAGGTTCCAGGGTTCGACTCCGGTGTAGTCTTTGACTCTTCCTGTCTCTGTGTTGGAGGCGAGATCAATGATCGAGACCGATCCGCTACCCGAGTTGGTCACGTAGGCGGTGTTTCCATCGGGTGCTATGGTCACCCCCAGGGGTCCGAGTCCGATGTGGTCTGCTATGATTCCTGTTTGCCCGGCGAGAGGGGTTGTGGCCGAGGCGCTTTGTTCCCCTAGAGGCAGGACGAGTAGGGATAATGTTGTTATGAGAGCATAGATAAACCTTGGGAAGCGTTTCTGCGCTCCAAATAATCTGTGATTTAAGGTACTAATTTTGCGACCTCTCTCACTAATCAATAGTGCATTTTCTGGTTTAGTTAGTCATTGACAACTATTTGGCCGCCGTGCGCCGTGCCACGATTGCTATGGCTCCGAGGACAACCAATATGCCGGCCAGATAATGGATGCTGTGATTTTGGACACCGCTGTTTGCCAGTTCTCCTGGCATACCAACTGTGGGGGTTGGTGCTGGCGGGTTTGGGGCGGCAAGAACGGTGAGGCTATAGCTTTGGAGCGCGTTCGGCTCGGCGCCGTTACTGGCAACAATCACAAAGTTGTACGTTCCGGGTTGCACCG
Proteins encoded in this window:
- a CDS encoding beta-propeller fold lactonase family protein, producing MRKVSILATFLSVALVPLGAQSALALPPLAQEIGTVQGYTGRLGPVGVAFTSDGATAYVTNESSNSVSIINVADNTITGDITDYAGNSPEQIAISPDERYVYVTNWSSGTVSVIDLTQNKQTQLVTGYTGTNPWGVAFTPDGQYAYVTNYSGGTISVIRVSDHTQIATVHNFDVESAPNDVAFTPDGSKAYVTSIGLTNDYIAIIDVTTHTQTGEVACYDQNYPEGVTFSSDGSIAYVANTTSGSVSVINASSHSQVTTIDSVGVYPEFVAFSPDQTTAYVTNYSEGGVAIIRVSDHTQIGTVTGYSGQGGLGIAIAPGGDKAYVANYPGNSVSVLALPLAPTLAPAALATGAAGAAYTSYTFVTTGYPTPTISFALGTNTAATTPGASSVPSGLSLDGATGALTGTIIPTVQPGTYTFTVVATNGIEPEATREYSITVAAAPVPSTPVDPPPSAPQALTTAGGPGHLANTGTEKNTASWYLAGMFIALGTAAALTRVRPIE
- a CDS encoding nucleoside deaminase — encoded protein: MLEALEEAKRALVTGDVPVGALIFDVNGVLIGSGRNMRQGTYDPTAHAEVVAIKQAAQHVQDRVLEGCTLVVTLEPCVMCAGAIATARIPTVVFGAWDEKAGAAGSVYDVLRDRRLPHRSEVIAGVEEDASAALLREFFAGQR
- a CDS encoding YncE family protein, yielding MTIAPDGNTAYVTNSGSGSVSIIDLASNTETGRVKDYTGVEPWNLTFSPSGTVAYVTNIASNSISVINVATHTQIATVTDYLGVAPSGVAFSPTENIAYVTNSGNGTISIIDTVGHKQIGSVANYTYEAPRNVAFSPDGTIAYVVSIGSNAVSVIDVASGTRTEDIVGYTGTGPWDVKFSPSGQVAYVTNSGNSSVSIINVATGTESGRVIGYAELTPWAVAFSTDGTTAYITNDNSASVSIVEVSSNTQIGLVTNYNQLGPVGIAINPQRSTAYVANFESNSIAVLSLPTAPTLNPTQPTSGTVGAAYSGFTFTTTGFPTAAIGFSLGTNTVATVPGNASVPGGLTLDTNGFLTGTILNAVQPGTYTFTVIAANGVEPNAAREYSLTVLAAPPSPANPTQKSQPPATGMPGVLANSGGENNMTGYLAAILITLGATALLKRIRSVR